From the Alkalispirochaeta americana genome, one window contains:
- a CDS encoding PQQ-dependent sugar dehydrogenase, producing MRVFVFFSAAIIVLFGQVDLPGQTPRREMRGASQEHGFYLERVVTGLEHPWAIAFLPDGTAIVTERAGRAHLLDETGLRQLSGLPPVQAGGQGGLLDVKPHPNFHENSLLYFSYVTTGPGGSGTAIGRGRLEGLSIREWEEIFRMNRFSRGTRHFGSRLSFLPDGTLLATLGDRGESNRAQDRKDHAGSTIRIRDDGSIPDDNPWPNTPGVQPELFTWGNRNSQGMTVDRETGRIWQTEHGPRGGDELNLIQPGRNYGWPVISHGVDYRTGQPPQEGTHHPGMEQPVLHWTPALAPSGLVLYTGEAFPGWQGNLFAGGLAGQQIRRIVLEGETVIHEEVLLDTHVGRIRDVAQAPQGFLYLVTDQRGGAIYRLTPAHGSSGQESFSEE from the coding sequence ATGAGAGTTTTTGTATTCTTTTCTGCGGCAATTATCGTTCTTTTTGGACAGGTCGATCTTCCCGGACAAACCCCTCGCAGGGAGATGCGCGGCGCGAGTCAGGAACATGGCTTCTATCTGGAGAGAGTCGTCACAGGTCTGGAACATCCCTGGGCCATTGCTTTCCTTCCTGATGGCACTGCCATTGTGACAGAACGAGCAGGGAGAGCTCACTTACTCGATGAAACCGGGCTTCGCCAGCTCTCGGGACTCCCCCCAGTGCAGGCGGGCGGCCAGGGAGGTCTTCTGGACGTGAAGCCCCACCCGAACTTTCACGAAAACAGTCTCCTCTACTTCTCCTACGTTACCACCGGTCCGGGAGGATCCGGAACCGCGATAGGCCGGGGACGGCTTGAGGGCCTGTCGATTCGGGAGTGGGAGGAGATCTTCCGAATGAACCGCTTCTCCCGGGGGACACGGCACTTCGGTTCGCGCCTCTCTTTTCTGCCCGATGGAACGCTTTTGGCAACTCTGGGAGACAGAGGCGAGAGCAATCGGGCCCAGGATAGAAAGGACCACGCCGGCAGCACCATCCGGATTCGGGATGATGGCTCGATACCTGATGATAACCCCTGGCCGAACACTCCGGGAGTTCAACCAGAGCTTTTCACCTGGGGGAACCGGAACTCCCAGGGGATGACCGTAGACAGAGAAACAGGGAGAATCTGGCAGACCGAACACGGCCCACGCGGGGGTGATGAGCTGAATCTGATCCAGCCTGGACGGAACTACGGCTGGCCCGTGATCAGCCATGGCGTGGACTACCGCACGGGGCAGCCCCCCCAAGAGGGAACCCATCACCCGGGAATGGAGCAGCCCGTACTTCACTGGACTCCTGCCCTGGCACCATCGGGACTGGTTCTTTACACCGGAGAGGCCTTTCCCGGCTGGCAGGGGAATTTGTTTGCCGGCGGTTTGGCAGGACAACAGATTCGCCGCATCGTTCTTGAAGGAGAGACGGTTATTCATGAGGAAGTTCTCCTGGACACTCACGTGGGCAGGATCCGCGACGTTGCCCAGGCACCTCAGGGCTTTCTATATCTGGTAACCGATCAGCGCGGAGGCGCGATATATCGCCTTACTCCAGCCCATGGGTCTTCTGGCCAGGAGAGTTTTTCGGAGGAATAA